A single window of Narcine bancroftii isolate sNarBan1 chromosome 13, sNarBan1.hap1, whole genome shotgun sequence DNA harbors:
- the fbxo46 gene encoding F-box only protein 46 produces the protein MEQNTFSRIRLWCPRPFGTYLQNKQCCISLKKATGDAKVQENEPECSENTPPPLPGPGGSNAQGDGQGGEGRVMLDTWYVIKPGNTKEKIAFFVAHQCAVGSSNGRSNAVKVKGSWGMDGTKPKRRRKSHDPVKGRSVGLREPRRLVESPCPCSEALREAELVSVAEMVARVEQRSTAGLGDRVRPPPEPCEMGEADTGPSSAFQTLREEEEETTEAGAVGGGGDTSRVAEAIARIESAQRGGSGEAGRRNGISKSEGQGDMGPCPAGEVRIAFRLASGDGLPGSEAQPGSIFMSCNHSLAVEKITCDLYQIVGSSSSPSATPSVERHPPDVEMASQPVEAARPEPPPDPAACLPPEKPSPRDCRGGFHVEVVVTGGVDQCLVFGRDGSPGDQEDAVCVTVSQDSKCPSCEEPPPGQLFFLHSLAQSPEGEQPGQPSERAPGTPTLCSTESEDKNAHLGPPEADKTEAPLYCLYRHVSHDFLEIRFKIQRLLEPRQYLLLLPDHVTVKILGYLPTRALAALKCVCHHFKGVIEAYGIRAVDSRWNSDPLYRDDPCKQCKKHYERGDVSLCRWHPKPYHHDLPYGRSYWMCCRRKDRDTPGCRIGLHDNNWVQPSDTAKREEGR, from the coding sequence ATGGAACAGAACACCTTCTCTCGGATAAGACTCTGGTGCCCCAGGCCTTTTGGCACCTACCTGCAGAACAAACAATGCTGCATCAGTTTGAAGAAAGCTACCGGGGATGCCAAGGTTCAAGAGAATGAGCCAGAGTGCTCAGAGAACACGCCACCACCCCTTCCCGGCCCCGGAGGGAGCAACGCCCAGGGGGACGGACAAGGGGGCGAGGGGAGAGTCATGCTGGACACCTGGTACGTCATCAAACCGGGCAACACCAAGGAGAAAATTGCTTTCTTTGTGGCCCACCAGTGTGCAGTAGGCAGCAGCAATGGCCGGAGCAACGCGGTGAAGGTCAAGGGCAGCTGGGGCATGGACGGCACCAAACCCAAGAGGAGGCGGAAGTCACACGACCCGGTCAAAGGTCGCTCAGTGGGATTGAGGGAGCCGCGCCGATTGGTGGAAAGTCCCTGCCCTTGCTCGGAAGCCCTGCGTGAAGCGGAGCTGGTCTCGGTCGCCGAGATGGTGGCCAGGGTGGAGCAGCGGTCGACCGCCGGCCTTGGCGATCGGGTCAGGCCGCCCCCGGAGCCTTGCGAGATGGGGGAGGCTGACACAGGCCCCTCCTCTGCCTTCCAGACTctcagagaggaggaggaggagaccaCAGAGGCAGGGGccgtgggaggaggaggggacaCCAGCCGAGTGGCAGAAGCCATCGCCAGAATCGAGTCCGCCCAGCGGGGAGGCAGTGGCGAGGCAGGGCGGCGCAATGGAATATCCAAGAGCGAGGGACAAGGGGACATGGGCCCTTGCCCGGCAGGGGAGGTCCGCATCGCCTTCCGGCTGGCCAGTGGTGATGGGCTCCCAGGGTCCGAGGCTCAGCCCGGTAGTATCTTCATGAGCTGCAACCACTCCTTGGCGGTGGAGAAGATCACCTGCGACCTCTACCAGATCGTCGGCTCCTCCTCATCCCCCTCTGCCACACCAAGCGTCGAGCGCCATCCCCCAGACGTGGAGATGGCGTCGCAGCCGGTGGAAGCAGCGAGGCCAGAGCCCCCCCCGGACCCTGCCGCCTGCCTGCCACCAGAGAAGCCGTCTCCCCGTGACTGCCGTGGAGGCTTCCACGTGGAGGTGGTGGTGACCGGCGGGGTGGACCAGTGCCTGGTGTTTGGTCGCGACGGATCCCCCGGTGACCAGGAGGATGCGGTGTGTGTGACGGTTAGCCAGGACTCCAAGTGCCCCTCCTGTGAGGAGCCGCCGCCCGGCCAGCTCTTCTTTCTGCATTCCCTTGCCCAGAGCCCCGAAGGCGAGCAGCCAGGGCAACCATCCGAGAGGGCACCCGGAACCCCCACGCTCTGCAGCACAGAGTCCGAGGACAAGAATGCCCACCTCGGCCCCCCTGAGGCAGACAAGACGGAGGCCCCTCTCTACTGCCTCTACCGTCACGTCTCCCACGACTTCCTGGAGATCCGCTTCAAGATCCAGAGGCTCCTGGAACCCCGGCaatacctcctcctcctccccgacCACGTGACGGTCAAGATCCTCGGCTACCTCCCCACCCGGGCTCTGGCCGCCCTCAAGTGCGTCTGCCACCACTTTAAGGGCGTGATCGAGGCCTACGGGATCCGAGCCGTCGACTCCCGCTGGAACAGCGACCCCTTGTACCGCGACGACCCTTGCAAGCAGTGCAAGAAGCACTACGAGAGGGGTGATGTCTCCCTCTGCCGCTGGCACCCCAAACCTTACCACCACGACTTGCCTTACGGACGATCGTACTGGATGTGCTGCCGTCGGAAAGACAGGGACACTCCTGGATGCCGCATCGGACTCCATGACAATAACTGGGTGCAGCCCAGCGACACAGcaaagagggaggaggggaggtaa